GATCCTTGTTGTCTTCTCCGTCCATGTCAGTATCGAGTCTGGAGGCGATATCCTGTGAAGCATCGTCCCGTCGTCTCTCTCGTTTTTGGTTTTCTCTCTGTCGCGAAGACCGGCTCTCTCTAGGAAGATCCAGCCGTGTTCGGATATCCTGATCGTCGACATCCATCCGGTCGCCTTTTCTCCAGGGCGAGGTCGATCGATCtcgtctgtttctgtttctgtttctgtcgcCCTCCCGCATTCGAGAGACTGGCGACAGGGACCGGTTGTCACGGCTGTCTCTGTCATTGCCCCATCTTCCTTCAAACAGGTCGGCCACGCCTCGCTGCTCTCGTCGCATCTCAATATCCTCAATGAGCGAGGGGTCCTTCTCCCACCGACCTATGTCCCGGTCTCGACGTCGAATAGGCGGAGGAGACCGTCGACCTCTGCTTCGTGACGACAATCTAATGAGATCTTCTTCATCCGACTCGTCATCGCGCTTGGTCACCGAAGGAAACAGATCCTCTCCATCAATTTCAGACCGGCCCGAAGGCTTGAGATTTCGACGTCGCTCAAGCACCTCATACGTATGAGCCTTGTCCTGGAACCGTCGGAAatcctccaccttggtCGGCTCGCCGTGGTACAGGTAGTACTTTGATTTCTGTCGGGCGTCACGCGCCTTGACATCTGACTGGTAGCTCGTCCGCACTTGCAGTTGGACCTTGCCGTGATCTGCCTTGACAAAGGTTTTGGCTGCACGCTCCTGCTCGGGCTCAATAGAGTCTCCATCGTAGAACAACGACGGGTCCGTCATGGCCTGGAGCG
The Yarrowia lipolytica chromosome 1A, complete sequence genome window above contains:
- a CDS encoding uncharacterized protein (Compare to YALI0A19822g, weakly similar to uniprot|Q9HEF4 Neurospora crassa Conserved hypothetical protein) yields the protein MDAEIVLDDGGAVAPIVADEIEMDVEPVSIAAEPRGNPEDEDILLSGPILREEAVNLRGVNEMSNKDVKSYVSGTCSISSVFNIDWVDDSSVNIVFVDAIDAQNALQAMTDPSLFYDGDSIEPEQERAAKTFVKADHGKVQLQVRTSYQSDVKARDARQKSKYYLYHGEPTKVEDFRRFQDKAHTYEVLERRRNLKPSGRSEIDGEDLFPSVTKRDDESDEEDLIRLSSRSRGRRSPPPIRRRDRDIGRWEKDPSLIEDIEMRREQRGVADLFEGRWGNDRDSRDNRSLSPVSRMREGDRNRNRNRRDRSTSPWRKGDRMDVDDQDIRTRLDLPRESRSSRQRENQKRERRRDDASQDIASRLDTDMDGEDNKDLASRFQPRDERDKGGRRRGGGRRRAHELFG